Proteins from one Aspergillus nidulans FGSC A4 chromosome VIII genomic window:
- a CDS encoding uncharacterized protein (transcript_id=CADANIAT00001089), which yields MDASALPPSTEGSHTASIENPQPPEPPRAFYWDFHHIRLDFPPDGVSQVIVFEYWSWNDDSNTASKPSQVVRRKDEYKQDQIVQRLHEPIPLHEGRLPTSGFQLAVVPCSQQAIPQLGSATLGAINEALGLPNHHHHYSSVRSGAIGLFQMPDEGWLFARPRAPDFSSITTMLRYTPATNITRGVFYFDPLFPQLYNIIGEFEMCPHPLLLPLLACELTLDVNVNHLERYQTSLEQMEGATGYGVLNEKQDNFLDHRMLVKQLSKARSGVHLALATLHSTRWCVEFILKKIDWVDGRLTPETRNRLKNLHTGGHMQGDASRALRERAEFVSSTIEHAVLRGGVKERLEGQHSTLFNLITQNDSLLSTSIAQDSREIAAASKRDSSSMKIIAFLTTFFLPATFVALTSR from the exons ATGGACGCATCTGCCCTCCCACCCTCCACGGAAGGATCGCACACAGCAAGTATCGAGAACCCTCAGCCACCTGAGCCCCCACGAGCATTTTACTGGGACTTCCACCATATCCGCCTCGATTTCCCGCCAGATGGCGTAAGTCAAGTCATCGTCTTTGAATACTGGAGCTGGAACGACGATTCAAACACCGCCTCAAAACCTTCACAGGTCGTCCGCCGAAAGGACGAGTACAAACAGGACCAGATCGTCCAGCGCCTGCACGAACCCATTCCTCTGCACGAGGGCCGTCTCCCGACGTCAGGGTTCCAGCTTGCGGTTGTGCCGTGTTCGCAGCAGGCGATACCACAACTAGGGAGTGCGACGCTAGGCGCGATCAACGAGGCGCTGGGCTTGCCGAATCACCACCATCATTATAGCTCTGTGCGGTCTGGTGCGATCGGGCTGTTTCAGATGCCTGACGAGGGCTGGC TATTCGCCCGGCCCCGTGCTCCTgacttctcctccatcacaACGATGCTCCGCTATACACCAGCAACGAACATTACCCGCGGGGTCTTCTACTTCGATCCTCTCTTCCCGCAGCTCTACAACATTATCGGCGAGTTCGAGATGTGCCCGCatccgctcctcctcccgctTTTAGCGTGCGAACTCACACTGGACGTGAACGTCAACCATCTGGAGCGGTATCAGACGTCGCTGGAACAGATGGAGGGGGCGACAGGGTATGGCGTGCTCAACGAGAAGCAAGATAACTTCCTTGACCACAGGATGCTCGTGAAGCAGCTGAGTAAAGCGAGGAGCGGGGTCCACCTCGCCCTTGCAACGCTGCACTCGACGCGGTGGTGTGTCGAGTTTattctgaagaagatcgatTGGGTGGATGGGCGGCTGACGCCGGAAACACGGAACAGGCTCAAGAATCTGCATACTGGTGGACATATGCAGGGAGATGCGTCAAGGGCGCTCCGTGAGCGCGCGGAGTTCGTGTCGAGCACGATCGAGCATGCGGTGTTGCGCGGAGGGGTCAAGGAGAGACTCGAAGGACAGCATTCCACGCTCTTTAACCTGATCACACAGAACGACAGCCTGCTCAGCACAAGTATCGCGCAGGATTCGCGCGAAATCGCCGCGGCGAGTAAGCGCGACAGCTCGAGTATGAAAATCATTGCGTTCTTGACgaccttctttctccctgCCACATTTGTTGCC CTGACCAGCCGCTAG